Proteins encoded by one window of Colletes latitarsis isolate SP2378_abdomen chromosome 5, iyColLati1, whole genome shotgun sequence:
- the LOC143341897 gene encoding putative zinc finger protein B0310.2 — protein MHHAKRDLNRVNYDAPFICYKCGRRYTWTDSLTRHLREGCGILPRHKCTLCGRKFKRRDYLLRHEINVHKMV, from the coding sequence ACGCGAAGAGGGACCTGAACCGCGTCAATTACGACGCCCCCTTCATCTGTTACAAGTGCGGTCGACGTTACACGTGGACGGACTCGCTGACCAGACACCTGCGCGAAGGCTGCGGGATATTGCCCAGGCACAAATGTACCCTCTGCGGCAGGAAGTTCAAACGTAGAGACTATTTGTTGCGACACGAGATCAATGTTCACAAGATGGTGTGA